From Solibacillus sp. FSL W7-1464:
CACGTTGAATATTTTCAGTTACCTCTTCACTCATCATGACAATACCGTCAACTTGCTTTCCTAGCATCGTATCAAGTAAAGACAACTCTTTTTCTTCATTTTGATCTGAATTTGCTAAAATAATATTATAGCGATACATTGTCGCAATATCTTCAATGCCTCGTGCAAGCTCAGCATTTAAATTATTCGAAATATCAGGGATGATGACTCCTACCGATGTTGTTTTTTTGCTTGCCAAGCCACGTGCTACTGCATTTGGACGATATTCAAGACGCTCAATCACTTCCAGCACTTTTTTTCTTGTTGCAGGCTTAACATTTTGATTTCCATTTACTACGCGAGATACGGTTGCCATTGATACATTCGCCTCACGTGCAACATCATAAATTGTGACAGTCAAAAGTTTCTCCCCCTTTTTATTATAGTGATACAAGTTTTTATAAACGACTAGTAGAACTAATTGTTATGTATAGCTTCATCATATAATATTTTCAATTCTATTTTCAATCTAAAACCTAGTGAATACCTGGTTTTTTCATCAATTGTCTTAAAATATTCAAAAAATGTGCTATCAACATGATAGCACCTGTTTAAATTCGCCTTTTTTTATTGAACGGTGTACCCGCCATCCAATACAATGGCCTGTCCCGTCATCCCTATTGCTGCATCACTGCATAAGTAATTGACTAGTGCTGCAATCTCAGAAACATCAATGAGCCGCTTTTGGGGCACTAAAGGATAGAGTACTTGCTCCAATACATCTTCAACCGCTATATTACGTGTTTTCGCTAAATCCTGAAATTGATTTCTAACCAATTTCGTATCGACATAGCCGGGACAAATTGCATTTACTGTGATTCCATCTGCAGCTGTTTCTAGTGCCGCTACTTTTGTTAATCCGATTACACCATGTTTAGCGGTATTATAGCCGGCTTTTCCTGCAAATCCGACTAAACCATTGATGGATGCGATATTAATTATTCTGCCAAAGTTTTGCTGTTTCATAATAGGTAACACGTACTTCATGAAAATAAAGGGTCCAACAACCATTACCTTCTGCATCAATTCAAAAATTTCCGTATCAAATTCCTCTATCATCGATACATGCTGAAAACCTGCATTGTTGATCATGACATGTAGTGCACCAAACTGTGAAATAACTGTATCGATCGTTTCCTTAATTTGGCCTTCATCGCTGACATCACACAGAAGGTAATTTAGATCCGGCCGTTCTGTAATTGCTTCTTTTAGTCTTTCTTCATTTTTATCTGAAATAATAACTGTCATCCCATTGTTTGAGAGCTCTTTAGCAATTTCAAAACCGATTCCTTGTGCTGCTCCGGTAATTAGCGCAATTTTTTGCACAATGTCATTCCCCCTTAAATAAGGTATTTAGAAAAAATTGTAATTTATTTCACTGCTCTTCGTCAAATTAAAACGAGCACAAATACATAAAGGCCCATGTTGAATGACTCAACATGGGCTTATTAATGATTATTTTGACACTTCGTATTGCTTCATGAATTTTAAAAGCTCATCATAGTAAGCATTGAATGTCGGGATATCCATTTGCTGTTGCTGATCCGATAATGCAATTGATGGATCTGGATGCACTTCCGCCATTACACCGTCTGCTCCAATAGCGATGGCCGCTTTAGAACATGGTAATAATAAATCACGGCGACCTGTAGAGTGCGTCACGTCCACCATTACCGGTAAATGTGTTTCTTGTTTTAAAATCGGAACTGCCGAAATATCAAGTGTGTTACGAGTTGCTTTTTCGTATGTGCGAATACCGCGCTCACATAAAATAATATTTTCATTACCTTTTGACATGATGTATTCTGCTGCATGGATGAACTCATCAATCGTCGCTGCTAAACCTCGTTTTAATAAGACTGGCTTATTCGTTGCACCAGCAGCTTTTAATAGTTCGAAGTTTTGCATATTACGTGCACCGATTTGAATCACATCGATGTAATCCAATGCATGATCTAAATCTGCAGGTGTTACGATTTCAGTAATAACACCTAAACCGTATTCTTTTGAAACATCTTTTAAAATCTTTAGCCCGTCCAGACCTAATCCTTGGAAATCATACGGAGATGTACGTGGTTTGTATGCTCCGCCGCGGATTAATTTTAAACCTTTTTCTTGGATTGTTGCAGCTACTGCAGCAACTTGCTCATATGACTCAACCGCACATGGTCCAAATACGAAAGAAGGAGCGCCTGTACCGATTAACTCACCGTTAACATTAATGACAGTATCTTCTGACTTTTCTTTACGTGAAACGAGTAATTCTTTTTTCTTTTCTGCTTCTAGTTGTTTAAGTGCTGTTTTGAAGATTTGTTTAAAAATATAATCAACCGTCATTTGATTTAACGGACCGTTATTGTTTTCTTTAATTAAGTCAAGCATATGGCGCTCACGTAGCGGATCATAGCGATTGACACCTTGCTTCTCTTTAATCTTACCAATTTCTTCTACTACGGATGCACGTTCATTTATTAAACGTAAAATTTCTAAGTTCAAGCTGTCAATCTGGCTGCGTAAGCTTTCTAAATCTTGCTGATGCATATTCCTCTACCCCTCTTCTTTGCGTATCCGGCACTTTCAGATAAATAAAAAGTATGATACATTTTTAAGTAATAATCTTATTATAATCAAACTATTGTAGAATGTCACGCATTTTTAATTTAGCGCTTCAACTCGTTAAAGTATATTGTGATAATAATAGAAAGGAAGCGTTTTCATATGGCAAACAAATTGTTCGCACTTGATATCGGAACACGCTCCGTTGTCGGCATTATTCTAGAGCAACATGCACATACTTACCATGTCGCCGATATTTTAGTAAAAGAACATAAAGAGCGTGCAATGGTTGATGGCCAAATACATAACGTCCTGTATGTAGCACAGCTTATCCAGGAAATTAAGACCGAATTAGAAGAAAAACACGGACCTTTGGAGAAAGTGAGTGTCGCAGCAGCCGGACGTGCATTAAAAACCGAACAGGCCAGTATTTCCGTCCCTATCAAAAACCGACCGATCTTTACGGAAGAAGATATTAATCGCCTGGAACTGCAAGCCGTTCAACAGGCTCAGCAGCAACTATTGCTTCATAAGGAAGAGACAAAAAATAATCATTATTACTGTGTCGGCTATTCTGTTTTGTATTTCCGGCTGGATGGAGAAGAAATCGGGAGCCTGCTCGATCAGCAAGGCGATGAAGCATCTGTTGAAGTCATTGCCACATTCCTTCCACGCGTAGTTGTGGAATCATTGCTTGCGGCATTAAAACGTGCCGATCTAGAAATGGAAGCCCTCACTTTAGAACCGATTGCCGCTATAAATGTTCTTATCCCTCCTTCCATGCGCCGCCTAAATGTAGCACTTGTTGATATTGGTGCCGGAACTTCGGATATTGCTATTACAGATAAAAGTACGGTTGTAGCATACGGGATGGTGCCAACTGCCGGTGATGAGATTACTGAAAGTTTAAGTGACCATTACTTACTGGATTTTCCGGTCGCTGAAATAGCAAAAAGACAATTACATACGAGCGAGGAAATTCTCATTCAGGATATTTTAGGATTTGACCAATATTTCCCGCGTGAAGAAGTGATCAAAGAAATATATCCCGCCATCGAAAACTTGGCAAAGTCCATAGGTGAGGAAATTTTACGGTTAAACAACAACACGCCTCCAAAAGCGGTCATGTTAGTTGGTGGCGGGAGTTTAACACCTTACTTGCCGGAAGAAATCGGGAAAACATTAAATTTACCGTCTAACCGTGTAGCGGTCCGTGATGTGAATGCCATTCAGAACCTGACTCGCGCAGAACATATTGCCGCAACCCCTGAACTTGTGACACCGATCGGGATTGCGATTGCAGCACAAAAGTCACCGATCCATTACATGTCCATAAAAGTAAATGAACAAATTATAAGACTATTTGAGTTGAAGGAAATGACAGTCGGGGATGCATTTTTGGCTGCGAACATCCGGGCAAAACAATTATACGGCAAACCTGGACATGGTTTGTCGATTACTGTGAACGGTCAAAGTATTCTTGTACCAGGAGAGCATGGGCAGCCGGCACAGATCATTTTAAATGGTGAAAATGCCTCCATTAAATCCCTTATTAAAAATGGAGATCAAATAGAACTGATTCCCGGAAAAGACGGGACAGGCGCTTCTGTTACGATAGGAGAAATAATTGATCTTGCTTCTTTAAAAACTGTGACAATTGAGGAAAAGCAATACACTATTGAACCTAAAGTACTTGTAAACGGTAAAATCGTAAAATTGGATACACCTTTACAGGACCGAGACGTAATTGTCATCGAAACAATCGAAACAGTGGAAAATATATTGGAATCATTGAACCAATCTGTGAATATACAACAGTTCCAATCATATTTTGTTCATATCGACGGGAAACCTCTATCCTTCCCTGATTTTTCATCACAGCTTTTCATTAACGGAAAGCCGGGGAAACTTCATTACCCTGTTCAAAATGGAGATATCATTACATTTGAACAACGTCATTTACCAACAGCTGAACAACTTGCAGCACATTTAAATTTGTTATTGGAAGAAAAAGCGGTTGTAACGTTCCAGCAAGAACAGGTGGAACTTGTTAAAACAGCCCGTGAGTTTTCGGTAAATGGTCAGGTAGTACACCATGAAGCATCAGTGCCGAATGGGGTTACAATTAATATTATCGAAAAAGATACAAGCAAATGGATTTATCAGGATGTCTTTCGATTTTCAAACTGGCAGCTTCCTGCTACATTTAAAGGATCATTTACGATTTTACGTAATGGACAGCCCTCTTCATTTGATGCTGAAATATTCGGTGGCGACCAACTTGAAATTCAGCTGACTGATCCACCGGTTGTGGAATAATAAAAAACGGCTCCCAATACTTTTGGGAGCCGTTTTTTCTTATTCTACATCTGTATGGCGTGTTGAGTTTGGTGCGATATCCGGGTCTGTATTTACGCTATCGGGATCCGGAGATTCAGCAGCGAGTACTTCTTCATCTACCATTTTATCAAGTGGCAATGGTTCTTCGCCTTCTGATGAAGCTGTCCCATCCAGGACAGGAGGCTGTTTTGCTGTTTTAGCTTTCACTTTTTCAACAATTGAAGAAGATTGCTCTTTTAACTGCGTTGATAGCTGTGCTGTCTTCTCCTTTGCCGTGCCGGAAAGTTCAATACTTTTATCCTTTAATGTTACAGCTTGTACCGCTACATCATTACGCATTTCACTGCCCGTCTTCGGTGTAAGTAATAAAGCTGTTGCAACACCGACAATCCCGCCTACTAATGCGCCGATAACAAAATCCTTAACATGAATTTTTTCATCATCATAAATTGAATCATTTAATCGGTTATAATCATAGTTTACGCGTTTTTCTTCCATTTCAAAAACTCCCCCTTGTGATTAAGTATCATTTTCCCTTTACTTACGTTTTAAGAAACCGAATTTTGACTTCTCGCCTAAACTTGGTGGTGTTTCATTTGTTTTAGTACTCGTATAAATAATATCTTCTTCATTGATCGGCTTGCGCTGACGCCATTGGTCTGCAATCCCCATCGCTACATTACTCCATTGAACGACTTGCGCAATTTTATCTTCATTTTTATGCACTTCTGTTGAAATCGATGTAGTAATGCGTTGAACTGATGAATTCAAATTATTCACAGAATCCCCCACACCTTTTACAGCATGCATTACTGAATTTAACTTCTCCGATTTATCTGAAATATCATCTGCCAATGCATTAGTTTTTGTAAGCAGGCTTGTCGTCTCACGTGTAATGCCTTCCATTTGCCCTTCAATACCGGCAACTGTTCCCGCGATTGAATTCAATGTATTCTTAACAGAAAACAACGTCATACCAATACTTACACATAGGACTAAAAATCCGATTGCAGCCACCAATGCCGCAATATAAAGTAATACTTCCATCAAATATAACCTCCTCTATCTAGTTCCATTTATTACATTCGACAAAAATTGCGACAATCCTTTTCCTAGAAAAGCATTTTTTCCACAAAACCCTTAAGAAATACTAGCTTTTCTTACGTGAATACTGTTAATTTGTTATTTATTTATTCACTAAAGGCGAATGACATTTTGTCCATGCTTTCATATTCCCCAATCTCTTGATGAATAAAACCCTTTATGAATAGAAGTTCGATCAATTATCCCGCCTTGACATCAAAACCCGGTTGCGTCGGACCAGCACGATGTTGGTCGTTACAGGACGTTTCTCTTTATGTATGGAAAAACAGCTTATCCTTTTACTTATAGGTTAAGCTGTTTTTCAATTAGTTCAAAATGGCTTCAAATGCATCTTGATATTTATGAACATCTCCCGCTCCCATAAACAGGAACACGGCATTTTCATGTTTTTTAAGTTGATCAACTGTATCGGTTGTTAAAACAGTACAGCCTTCGATTAAGTTAGCTAAATCATGAATCGAAAGCTCTCCTTGTTTTTCGCGTGCTGAACCAAAAATATCACATAAATAGGTTGCGTCGGCACCGCTCAAGCTATCCGCAAAGTTTTGTAAAAATGCTTTCGTTCGAGTAAAGGTATGCGGCTGGAATACCGCAACAACTTCACGATCAGGATATTTTTGTCTCGCTGATTGCAAAGTTGCCGCAATTTCTGTAGGATGATGTGCATAATCATCTACTAAAATCGCATTACCTACTTTTGTTTCAGTAAAGCGACGTTTTACACCGCCATACGTATTAAGACGTTCTTGAATCAGCTTGGCTGGAACCCCTTCATAATGACAAAGTGAAATTACCGCCAACGAGTTTAAAATCGTATGGTCACCGAATAACGGGATGAAGAATTTACTGTAAAACTCATTACGTACATAAACATCAAATTCCGTACCTTCCGATGTTTTAACGATATTACGCGCTGAAAAATCATTAGCTGGATCAAAACCATAGTAGACTACTGGTACATTGGCTTGAATCTTCTGAAGCTGTTCATCATCTCCGCAAGCAATAATAGCTTTATTCACTTGTAAGGCCAGCTGTTGGAAAGCATCATATACATCGTCAATGCTTGTGAAATAATCCGGATGATCAAAATCGATATTCGTCATAATCGCATAATCCGGATGATACGCTAAAAAGTGGCGACGGTATTCACATGCTTCCATAACAAAATATGAAGCATCTTTTTTACCTGAACCAGTACCATCACCGATTAAATACGATGTCGGCATATAACCGCCTACAACATGGCTCATAAGACCAGTCGTAGACGTTTTACCATGTGCACCTGTAATGGCAATAGAAGTATAGCGGTTGCTGTATTCACCTAAAAACTTATGGTAGCGAATGACCTCAATCCCTAACTCGCGTGCACGCACTAATTCTGGATGATCATCGTTGAACGCATTCCCTGCAATAACTGTTAAATCTTCTTTAATATTATTTTCATCAAAATTTAAAATTTCTATTCCTCGGTCACGTAATGGTTGCTCCGTAAAATAGTATGTTTCATAGTCGGAACCTTGAACTTGCTCTCCTGCATCAAATAGAATCTGTGCCAGGGAACTCATGCCTGAACCTTTAATACCGGTAAAATGATAGCGTGTCATTATTTATAAAACCCTCCTAGGATACGAAGACCCCATTGAATTATCCATTTATTGTTTCAAAGTATGCCTACATTATAGCACTAAATACACGTTACGATAATTGAACGACAATTCTAATTTTTTATTTGTTCAATTTACTAGTGCTTTAGCCTCCAAATTGTTCAAACAGCTCTTCTTCTGTGATATATACATCTCTCGGTTTGCTTCCTTTTGGTTCTGAAACATAACCATGTCGCTCTAACATATCGATTAATCTAGCTGCCCGATTATAGCCAATATGATAACGGCGTTGTAAAAGGGATGTCGATGCTGAGCCTTGTTCAAATACAAATCGGCATGCCTCTTCAAACAACTCGTCTTGTTCCTCGATTGTTTCTGAGCGTTTTAATAATTCTTCCTGTTTAAAAATATATTGTGGCTCACCTTGTTCACGTACATACTCGATTATTTCTTCGATTTCATCATCTGTTACAAATGTGCCTTGAATACGGGTTGGAGCCGACATTCCATTTCCTAAATATAGCATATCTCCGCGTCCCAGCAATCGTTCTGCACCCTGTGAATCCAATATTGTACGGGAGTCGATTTGTGAAGATACCGAAAAGGCGATACGCGTTGGAATATTGGATTTTATCAGGCCAGTTATAACATCTACGGATGGGCGCTGTGTGGCAACAATTAAATGGATGCCTGCAGCACGGGCCTTTTGCGTTATTCGCACAATGCTGTCTTCCACATCCTGTGGGGACATCATCATTAAATCCGCCAACTCATCGATGACAATTAATAAGTAAGGAAGCTTCTGTGCATACATACCATTTGCATCACACATTTTATTATATGCTTCTATTTTACGTGCACCGCTGTGCATAAATAACTCATAACGTCTTTCCATTTCCTCAACTGCCCATTTTAACGCTGCAGTCGCTGCTTTGACATCTGTAATAACAGGGCTGACTAAATGCGGAATATGGTTAAAAGGCGCAAGTTCCACCATTTTCGGGTCAATCAGCATAAGCTTTAATTCATTCGGGTTTGCCTTATACAGAAGACTGACCAAAATCGAGTTAATACATACCGATTTACCCGATCCTGTCGCACCGGCGATCAGACCATGCGGCATTTTCCGTAAGTCGATTGTGACCGGCTTCCCTGTTAAATCCAAACCAAGTGCTGCCTCCAACGGTGAATCCGAATCTTTAAACGATGCTGATTCTGTCACTTCCGAAAGGCGCACCGAACGAGAAATCCGGTTAGGAATCTCAATACCGATTGATCGTTTCCCCGGAATTGGCGCATCGATACGAATGTCTTTTGCAGCTAATGCCAATTTTATATCATCCGTTAAATTGCGGACTTTGCTAACCTTCGTTCCGTGCCCTACTGTAATTTCAAATTGGGTAACGGCCGGTCCTTGGACAATCGATTCAATTTGTGCCTGCACTTGGAAATGCGACAGTGCTTCGACTAAATTTTCGCCCTGCTCATCCATCCAGTCGCGGTCTTCCACCATTTCCTCCGGCGGTACTAAATATTCAAGAGGTGGTTTTACATAAGGTATTCTTTTAACTGGAGGTGCTTCTATTACTGTCTCAGCTTCCTCTGCTATCACTTCTTTAGTAGAATGTGCTTTTTCGTCTGCTGTTTCTTCAACAATTGGCTCTTCCTCTTTAATCGTCGGAAGTTCTTCCACCTCTTGGATTTCCGGTACTTCTTGAACGTTCAAGGTTTCCGGAACTGCTTCCACTACAGCTTCCGTAGTTGCCGAAACTTCTAATAGCTCTTCCACTTTTTCAGGTATCTCGGATTCACGTTCCAGTAATCCTACAGATGTAGAAGTCGATGTCCTCATCATTTCCTCTTCATACTGATTAGTTGGTTCATGTTTCACCACTTGCTCGTTAAAAGTAGTGACTTCCACATTTTCCTGCACTTGTCGTACTTCATTCTGAGTTGGCTCTGTTTCTTGATTCACAGTTTCTGTTTCATCATTCTTTACATGCTGCACGGTATTCGCCAGTTCAGTATGAACTTCATCCGTCTCTTCAACCGGATGAATAATATCTTTTTGCTTTATTTCGTCTACTTTATTATTTTTACTTTGCAAGCTAAGCTGCTGTTCAACAAATTGCTTCGTCATCAGTTTTTGTTTGTCTGATTTCAGCATCACCACATTAAAAGGAACACGGCTTCTTGTACTGATTGGCTGTACTGAATCCGTTTCTTCCTTCTTCTCTTCTACTACGATAGCGTCTTCAGATGGGGGCATTTGCTCCACATTTAATTGACCGATGTGTATCGTTGAATTTTCAATTGTTACATGCTTCACTTGGACATCATTGATTATTTCTGCAACGGAAGATTCATCTACTACAGCCTCTTCCAATTCATTTTCTACCTCGATAACCGCTTCTGTCAGTTGTTCAACTACCTCTTCTTCCAGCGGTTGCTGTTCTTCTTCAATTGATTCTTCCATTTCGACTAAAACCATTTCTTCTTCACGCTCACGTGTAGGTTCTGCCTCAGGTTCTGATTCTGGTATAAGTAATTCAGTTTGTGTAATTTCTGCTTCTGAACTAGAATCGTATCTTCCATGCTCAGGATTTGCCGGAGCTTGCTGTTCTTCTTCGTTTGATGGTATAACAACCGGATCAGTCGGCTTTTTTGCCGTTTCATTATGTTCTGGTTCAATTATTGATTTATGTTCCTGCTCTTCTTTTTTAAGCTTTTCATCCTGCTGCTTTTCAATTAACTTTTCAATTGGTGACGGCTTTTTAAAACCATGTACAGGTGATGGTACATCTGTAGGAATAAAACGTTTCCTAATTTCGATCGGTTTTAAAATCTGTTTATTTTCAGTTCTTTCAGAGCGGACAGGCTTATTGTGACGTATCGCTTCCCGTTCCTCTTTTAAATTCGGCATTCGGCGGACGGGGTCTCTTGTATGTACGACATTTGTGTGGCCTTTTCCTTTGCGGCGGCGTTCAAGTAAATCTCGGATACCGGATATTTCAACATCATATACTTCCTTGGCTGTATGCTTTTGCAAATAATTAGGAAGTGTAAGTTCTTCCTTTTCATCATCATAAAAACGCGTCGTCTTTCGCTGTCCATCATCTTGCTTTACCGTTTCCTCGTAATCATCTTCTATTAGAGGGAATCGGAATGTATTTTTCGGCGCTTCATTTTCTTCCTGATATTTTTGCTGCTGTGTTTGTTTTGTTTGGTGTATTTCATCCGATTTTGGAGATTCTTCATACTCATCATATTCTTCATCTGAATCCATTTTAAATAATTTATTAAATTTATTTTTAATCCAACTCATAAATACCACTTCTTTCCTTAAAAACATTGCCGTACAAATTCCACTATTTGCAACGGTCTTTATTCTTATTTAAATTGCGGTGTATAAATAATATACACCTCAAAAGCATATCATATTTGCTCGGTAAATGCGCTTTGTCGCTAATATTTTTAAGGATAAAAAAAAGTTAGTATGAGAGACTCAGCTCAACATACTAACTTATCGTACTTATTAACGAGATGGGACTTCGAATGGGCTTCCTACTTCTGCAGAATCGTCCAGTACTAAAATCCCTTTTACTTCAGGTGCGCCTGGAATTGCCAGTTCACGCGCAGAGCAAAGCATACCGAATGAATCTTCCCCACGTAAGTTTCCTTCTTTGATCAATAAACCAGAAGGCATCACAGCGCCCACTTTAGCAACAACTACTTTTTGGCCTGCATCTACATTCGGTGCACCACATACGATCTGTAATGTTTCAT
This genomic window contains:
- a CDS encoding bifunctional 3-deoxy-7-phosphoheptulonate synthase/chorismate mutase is translated as MHQQDLESLRSQIDSLNLEILRLINERASVVEEIGKIKEKQGVNRYDPLRERHMLDLIKENNNGPLNQMTVDYIFKQIFKTALKQLEAEKKKELLVSRKEKSEDTVINVNGELIGTGAPSFVFGPCAVESYEQVAAVAATIQEKGLKLIRGGAYKPRTSPYDFQGLGLDGLKILKDVSKEYGLGVITEIVTPADLDHALDYIDVIQIGARNMQNFELLKAAGATNKPVLLKRGLAATIDEFIHAAEYIMSKGNENIILCERGIRTYEKATRNTLDISAVPILKQETHLPVMVDVTHSTGRRDLLLPCSKAAIAIGADGVMAEVHPDPSIALSDQQQQMDIPTFNAYYDELLKFMKQYEVSK
- the pilM gene encoding pilus assembly protein PilM — protein: MANKLFALDIGTRSVVGIILEQHAHTYHVADILVKEHKERAMVDGQIHNVLYVAQLIQEIKTELEEKHGPLEKVSVAAAGRALKTEQASISVPIKNRPIFTEEDINRLELQAVQQAQQQLLLHKEETKNNHYYCVGYSVLYFRLDGEEIGSLLDQQGDEASVEVIATFLPRVVVESLLAALKRADLEMEALTLEPIAAINVLIPPSMRRLNVALVDIGAGTSDIAITDKSTVVAYGMVPTAGDEITESLSDHYLLDFPVAEIAKRQLHTSEEILIQDILGFDQYFPREEVIKEIYPAIENLAKSIGEEILRLNNNTPPKAVMLVGGGSLTPYLPEEIGKTLNLPSNRVAVRDVNAIQNLTRAEHIAATPELVTPIGIAIAAQKSPIHYMSIKVNEQIIRLFELKEMTVGDAFLAANIRAKQLYGKPGHGLSITVNGQSILVPGEHGQPAQIILNGENASIKSLIKNGDQIELIPGKDGTGASVTIGEIIDLASLKTVTIEEKQYTIEPKVLVNGKIVKLDTPLQDRDVIVIETIETVENILESLNQSVNIQQFQSYFVHIDGKPLSFPDFSSQLFINGKPGKLHYPVQNGDIITFEQRHLPTAEQLAAHLNLLLEEKAVVTFQQEQVELVKTAREFSVNGQVVHHEASVPNGVTINIIEKDTSKWIYQDVFRFSNWQLPATFKGSFTILRNGQPSSFDAEIFGGDQLEIQLTDPPVVE
- a CDS encoding YtxH domain-containing protein — protein: MEEKRVNYDYNRLNDSIYDDEKIHVKDFVIGALVGGIVGVATALLLTPKTGSEMRNDVAVQAVTLKDKSIELSGTAKEKTAQLSTQLKEQSSSIVEKVKAKTAKQPPVLDGTASSEGEEPLPLDKMVDEEVLAAESPDPDSVNTDPDIAPNSTRHTDVE
- a CDS encoding DUF948 domain-containing protein produces the protein MEVLLYIAALVAAIGFLVLCVSIGMTLFSVKNTLNSIAGTVAGIEGQMEGITRETTSLLTKTNALADDISDKSEKLNSVMHAVKGVGDSVNNLNSSVQRITTSISTEVHKNEDKIAQVVQWSNVAMGIADQWRQRKPINEEDIIYTSTKTNETPPSLGEKSKFGFLKRK
- the murC gene encoding UDP-N-acetylmuramate--L-alanine ligase: MTRYHFTGIKGSGMSSLAQILFDAGEQVQGSDYETYYFTEQPLRDRGIEILNFDENNIKEDLTVIAGNAFNDDHPELVRARELGIEVIRYHKFLGEYSNRYTSIAITGAHGKTSTTGLMSHVVGGYMPTSYLIGDGTGSGKKDASYFVMEACEYRRHFLAYHPDYAIMTNIDFDHPDYFTSIDDVYDAFQQLALQVNKAIIACGDDEQLQKIQANVPVVYYGFDPANDFSARNIVKTSEGTEFDVYVRNEFYSKFFIPLFGDHTILNSLAVISLCHYEGVPAKLIQERLNTYGGVKRRFTETKVGNAILVDDYAHHPTEIAATLQSARQKYPDREVVAVFQPHTFTRTKAFLQNFADSLSGADATYLCDIFGSAREKQGELSIHDLANLIEGCTVLTTDTVDQLKKHENAVFLFMGAGDVHKYQDAFEAILN
- a CDS encoding DNA translocase FtsK, producing MSWIKNKFNKLFKMDSDEEYDEYEESPKSDEIHQTKQTQQQKYQEENEAPKNTFRFPLIEDDYEETVKQDDGQRKTTRFYDDEKEELTLPNYLQKHTAKEVYDVEISGIRDLLERRRKGKGHTNVVHTRDPVRRMPNLKEEREAIRHNKPVRSERTENKQILKPIEIRKRFIPTDVPSPVHGFKKPSPIEKLIEKQQDEKLKKEEQEHKSIIEPEHNETAKKPTDPVVIPSNEEEQQAPANPEHGRYDSSSEAEITQTELLIPESEPEAEPTREREEEMVLVEMEESIEEEQQPLEEEVVEQLTEAVIEVENELEEAVVDESSVAEIINDVQVKHVTIENSTIHIGQLNVEQMPPSEDAIVVEEKKEETDSVQPISTRSRVPFNVVMLKSDKQKLMTKQFVEQQLSLQSKNNKVDEIKQKDIIHPVEETDEVHTELANTVQHVKNDETETVNQETEPTQNEVRQVQENVEVTTFNEQVVKHEPTNQYEEEMMRTSTSTSVGLLERESEIPEKVEELLEVSATTEAVVEAVPETLNVQEVPEIQEVEELPTIKEEEPIVEETADEKAHSTKEVIAEEAETVIEAPPVKRIPYVKPPLEYLVPPEEMVEDRDWMDEQGENLVEALSHFQVQAQIESIVQGPAVTQFEITVGHGTKVSKVRNLTDDIKLALAAKDIRIDAPIPGKRSIGIEIPNRISRSVRLSEVTESASFKDSDSPLEAALGLDLTGKPVTIDLRKMPHGLIAGATGSGKSVCINSILVSLLYKANPNELKLMLIDPKMVELAPFNHIPHLVSPVITDVKAATAALKWAVEEMERRYELFMHSGARKIEAYNKMCDANGMYAQKLPYLLIVIDELADLMMMSPQDVEDSIVRITQKARAAGIHLIVATQRPSVDVITGLIKSNIPTRIAFSVSSQIDSRTILDSQGAERLLGRGDMLYLGNGMSAPTRIQGTFVTDDEIEEIIEYVREQGEPQYIFKQEELLKRSETIEEQDELFEEACRFVFEQGSASTSLLQRRYHIGYNRAARLIDMLERHGYVSEPKGSKPRDVYITEEELFEQFGG
- a CDS encoding 3-hydroxybutyrate dehydrogenase, with amino-acid sequence MVQKIALITGAAQGIGFEIAKELSNNGMTVIISDKNEERLKEAITERPDLNYLLCDVSDEGQIKETIDTVISQFGALHVMINNAGFQHVSMIEEFDTEIFELMQKVMVVGPFIFMKYVLPIMKQQNFGRIINIASINGLVGFAGKAGYNTAKHGVIGLTKVAALETAADGITVNAICPGYVDTKLVRNQFQDLAKTRNIAVEDVLEQVLYPLVPQKRLIDVSEIAALVNYLCSDAAIGMTGQAIVLDGGYTVQ